A window of Solanum stenotomum isolate F172 chromosome 3, ASM1918654v1, whole genome shotgun sequence contains these coding sequences:
- the LOC125859388 gene encoding uncharacterized protein LOC125859388 yields the protein MGSSEERVVAVIMVGGPTKGTRFRPLSLNIPKPLFPLAGQPMVHHPISACKKIPNLAQIYLIGFYEEREFAIYVSSISNELRIPVRYLKEDKPHGSAGGLYNFRDLLMEDSPSHIFLLNCDVCCSFPLPEMLEAHRRYGGMGTILVSKVSAETASEFGELVADPETNELLHYTEKPETFVSDRINCGVYVFTPDIFNAIQGVSTQRKDRANLRRVSSFEALQPVNRSLPTDFVRLDQDILTPLAGKKQLYTYETMDFWEQIKTPGMSLKCSGLYLAQYSSTSPHLLASGDGSKTATISGDVYIHPSAKVHPTAKVGPNVSISANARIGAGARLISCIILDDVEIKENAVVIHAIVGWKSSVGRWSRVQGVGDYNTKLGITILGESVSVEDEVVVINSIVLPNKTLNVSVQEEILL from the exons ATGGGAAGTTCTGAGGAGAGAGTTGTGGCTGTGATCATGGTCGGTGGACCAACCAAAG GTACACGTTTCCGCCCATTGTCATTGAATATCCCAAAGCCACTTTTTCCATTAGCAGGACAGCCAATGGTTCATCATCCGATCTCTGCCTGTAAAAAG ATTCCGAACCTAGCGCAGATCTACCTCATTGGCTTCTATGAGGAGCGTGAATTTGCTATATATGTGTCTTCAATCTCGAATGAACTAAGAATTCCTGTCAG ATACCTGAAGGAGGACAAACCACATGGTTCAGCTGGAGGCCTTTACAACTTTAGGGATCTGCTTATGGAAGACAGCCCG TCGCATATATTTTTGCTGAACTGCGACGTTTGCTGCAGCTTTCCTTTGCCTGAGATGCTCG AGGCTCATAGAAGATATGGTGGAATGGGAACCATTCTTGTCAGCAAG GTGTCTGCTGAGACAGCCAGTGAATTTGGTGAACTGGTTGCTGACCCCGAAACCAATGAACTGTTGCATTACACAGAGAAACCTGAAACTTTT GTGAGTGACCGCATCAACTGTGGTGTGTACGTATTTACGCCCGATATCTTTAATGCTATTCAAGGAGTATCCACTCAGAGGAAAGACAGAG CTAATCTAAGGCGTGTATCCAGCTTTGAAGCTCTTCAGCCAGTAAATAG GAGTCTTCCAACAGACTTTGTACGGTTGGATCAAGATATTTTGACCCCTCTTGCAGGGAAGAAGCAGCTATATACCTATGAAACCATGGATTTCTGGGAACAAATTAAAACACCAGG GATGTCTTTGAAATGCTCCGGTCTCTACCTGGCTCAATATAGTTCCACATCACCACATCTTTTGGCAAGTGGGGATGGCTCAAAGACTGCAACCATCAGCGGTGATGTTTATATCCATCCATCTGCTAAAGTTCATCCAACTGCAAAG GTTGGTCCAAATGTTTCAATTTCTGCTAATGCTCGTATTGGAGCTGGTGCCAGGCTCATCAGTTGTATTATCCTTGATGATGTTGAAATCAAG GAAAATGCGGTTGTTATTCATGCAATTGTTGGCTGGAAGTCTTCAGTTGGCAGATGGTCAAGAGTCCAG GGTGTAGGAGACTACAACACGAAGCTCGGGATCACAATTCTTG GTGAATCTGTGTCGGTCGAGGATGAAGTAGTGGTAATCAACAGCATTGTTCTTCCAAACAAGACTCTTAATGTGAGTGTCCAAGAAGAGATCTTACTTTAA